One window of the Cohnella hashimotonis genome contains the following:
- a CDS encoding transglutaminase family protein yields MKLDITHVTTYQYGAPVTDSVNELRLAPRTDERQACYQHRLIIEPNVSLMSYEDYFGNRVHAFTANYPHRELVITSQSTVVTRDSEMKRKSESEPSESWARLRTDAFRDANAEYLLPTPFATFHPTVAGYANDAVCGAGQVGVFDFVQCASGRIFGDFEYKPLSTAVHTTADEMIAIGSGVCQDFAHLLLAICRMRGVPARYVSGYHFVGDLQGRNADFEQASHAWVEVYVPGMGWQGFDPTNNGLVDWRYVKLAHGRDYLDIVPVKGVYRGTGEQTLTVSVDVQLAG; encoded by the coding sequence ATGAAGCTGGACATTACCCACGTCACGACTTACCAGTACGGCGCGCCGGTGACGGACAGTGTCAATGAGCTGCGCCTCGCCCCGCGCACCGACGAGCGACAGGCTTGCTATCAGCACCGGCTGATCATCGAGCCCAACGTTTCCTTGATGTCGTACGAAGATTACTTCGGCAATCGCGTGCACGCCTTCACGGCCAACTATCCGCACCGGGAGCTCGTCATCACCTCCCAGTCGACGGTCGTCACGCGCGATTCGGAGATGAAGCGCAAGTCAGAGAGCGAGCCGTCCGAGTCGTGGGCGCGGCTGCGCACCGATGCGTTCCGCGACGCCAACGCGGAGTACCTGCTGCCGACGCCGTTCGCGACCTTCCATCCGACAGTGGCCGGGTACGCGAACGACGCGGTATGCGGCGCCGGGCAGGTCGGCGTGTTCGACTTCGTCCAATGCGCGTCCGGCCGCATCTTCGGCGACTTCGAGTACAAGCCGTTGTCGACGGCGGTTCACACGACAGCCGACGAGATGATCGCCATCGGCTCGGGCGTCTGCCAGGACTTCGCGCATCTGCTGCTTGCGATCTGCCGCATGCGCGGCGTGCCCGCGCGGTACGTGAGCGGGTATCACTTCGTCGGCGATCTGCAGGGGCGGAATGCCGACTTCGAGCAGGCGTCCCACGCATGGGTCGAGGTATATGTGCCCGGCATGGGCTGGCAGGGCTTCGATCCGACCAACAACGGACTCGTCGATTGGCGGTATGTGAAGCTGGCGCACGGCCGGGACTACCTGGACATCGTGCCGGTCAAGGGTGTCTATCGGGGAACCGGCGAGCAAACGCTGACGGTGAGCGTGGACGTGCAGTTGGCGGGATAG
- a CDS encoding alpha-E domain-containing protein — protein MLDRIAESLFWIGRYTERAENHARLIDVYYHLREDEQGPDEQVWRRIVGAIGDISAYEEKHAAYGERDVIHFLTLDATQANSLVVCVAQARDNLRKIRDRLPSELWNLLNGFYLWLKSCDTTEVLGDSPHRFYQRIKEGLAAFQGTAVSIALRDDAYSMMESGRHLERSENIVRLLQSVLRYTAETGSSSYAYLMAVLKSVGGYEAFRRLGIEELSMEEVAAFLLAQEQFPRSVHYALASFSDHIKTLRAGASRSGSGLDRIVRTADKARSDLGWLERPDINADTLDAVLQQLLVTNRQLGESMAKAFFSPGREVTA, from the coding sequence ATGCTGGACCGCATCGCGGAATCGTTGTTCTGGATCGGACGCTATACGGAGAGGGCGGAAAACCACGCGCGGCTCATCGACGTGTACTACCATCTCAGGGAGGATGAGCAGGGGCCGGATGAGCAGGTGTGGCGCCGAATCGTAGGCGCGATCGGAGATATCTCGGCTTACGAGGAAAAGCATGCCGCCTACGGCGAACGCGACGTGATCCACTTCCTGACGCTGGACGCGACGCAAGCCAACTCGCTTGTCGTCTGTGTCGCCCAGGCGCGGGACAACCTGAGGAAAATTCGTGACCGGCTCCCGTCCGAGCTGTGGAATCTGTTGAACGGCTTCTACCTGTGGCTAAAAAGCTGCGATACGACCGAGGTGCTGGGCGATTCGCCTCACCGGTTCTACCAGCGTATCAAGGAGGGCTTGGCGGCGTTCCAGGGGACGGCGGTGTCGATCGCGCTGCGCGACGACGCGTACAGCATGATGGAGAGCGGCAGGCATCTGGAGCGCTCCGAAAATATTGTACGGCTGCTTCAATCCGTCCTGAGGTATACCGCGGAGACGGGAAGCTCTTCCTACGCCTATCTGATGGCCGTGCTCAAGTCGGTCGGCGGATACGAAGCCTTCCGCAGGCTGGGCATCGAGGAGTTGAGCATGGAGGAGGTGGCGGCGTTTCTGCTTGCGCAAGAGCAGTTCCCGCGCTCGGTCCACTATGCGCTCGCGAGCTTCTCGGACCACATCAAGACGCTTCGGGCCGGCGCGAGCCGTTCGGGTTCGGGCCTGGACAGGATCGTCCGGACCGCCGACAAGGCGCGCTCCGATCTGGGTTGGCTTGAACGTCCGGACATTAACGCCGATACGCTGGACGCCGTTCTGCAGCAGCTGCTCGTCACGAACAGGCAGCTCGGCGAATCGATGGCGAAGGCGTTTTTTTCCCCCGGACGGGAGGTTACGGCATGA
- a CDS encoding circularly permuted type 2 ATP-grasp protein codes for MELWNAITSLSPPASKFYDEMFEGTQVRAHYEKVQAILSRLSIDERAARQRQMNRRLLEEGITFTLSQPGQSEALERTIPFDLVPRIIPGAEWETIERGVSQRVRALNAFVKDVYHEQQIFQDGLIPRRMVLGNRYFRGEMMRLSVPGGAYVTASGIDLIRDEKGDYFVLEDNLRSPSGFSYIFKGRSIMTHDFPELYFSHAVRGIDRTLDAFRSSLRAMAQTDKSDPVIALLTPGSFNSAYFEHAFLAQQMGIELVEGRDLVCEDHKIYIRSSRRKRRVDVLYRRIDDDFLDPLAFRPDSMLGVAGLMNAYRFGNIAIANAPGTGVADDKAIYTFVPDMIRYYLNETPILSNVPTYLMSRPEEREYVLQRLDEMVVKETSLSGGYGMLIGPSSTEGERAAFAQKIIADPDNYIAQPTIKLSTAPVCVDGRLVSRHIDLRVFALMNGQRVHVLPGGLTRVAMKEGSLVVNSSQGGGCKDTWVLA; via the coding sequence ATGGAATTATGGAACGCGATCACCTCGCTGTCGCCTCCGGCCTCCAAGTTTTACGACGAGATGTTCGAAGGAACGCAGGTCAGGGCCCATTACGAAAAAGTTCAAGCCATTCTCTCGCGGCTCAGCATCGACGAGCGCGCAGCCAGACAGCGGCAGATGAACCGCCGGCTGCTGGAGGAGGGCATCACCTTCACCTTGTCCCAGCCCGGCCAGTCCGAGGCGCTGGAGCGCACGATTCCGTTCGATCTCGTACCCCGCATCATTCCGGGCGCCGAATGGGAGACGATCGAGCGCGGCGTCTCGCAGCGCGTGCGCGCGCTGAACGCGTTCGTCAAGGATGTCTACCACGAGCAGCAAATTTTCCAGGACGGACTGATTCCCAGGCGCATGGTGCTCGGCAACCGCTACTTCAGAGGCGAGATGATGCGTCTGTCCGTGCCGGGCGGCGCCTACGTGACGGCCTCGGGCATCGACCTGATCCGCGACGAGAAGGGCGATTACTTCGTGCTGGAGGACAATTTGCGCTCGCCTTCGGGGTTCTCTTACATTTTCAAGGGCCGATCGATCATGACCCACGACTTCCCGGAGCTGTACTTCTCGCACGCCGTTCGGGGCATCGACCGTACGCTCGACGCCTTCCGGTCCTCCCTGCGGGCCATGGCCCAGACCGACAAGAGCGATCCCGTCATCGCGCTGCTGACGCCAGGCAGCTTCAACTCGGCGTATTTCGAGCATGCGTTTCTGGCGCAGCAGATGGGCATCGAACTGGTAGAGGGGCGCGACCTCGTGTGCGAGGACCACAAGATTTATATCCGCAGCTCGCGCCGCAAGAGACGGGTGGACGTCCTGTACCGGCGGATCGACGACGACTTTCTCGACCCGCTCGCCTTCCGGCCGGATTCAATGCTCGGCGTCGCCGGCTTGATGAACGCTTACCGCTTCGGCAACATCGCGATCGCGAACGCGCCTGGCACGGGCGTCGCCGACGACAAGGCGATCTATACCTTCGTGCCGGACATGATTCGCTATTATCTGAACGAGACGCCGATCCTTTCCAACGTGCCTACTTACCTCATGAGCCGTCCGGAGGAAAGGGAATACGTGCTGCAGCGGCTGGACGAGATGGTCGTCAAGGAGACGTCGCTGTCGGGCGGCTACGGCATGCTGATCGGTCCTTCGTCGACCGAGGGGGAGCGCGCGGCATTCGCGCAGAAGATTATAGCCGATCCGGACAACTATATCGCGCAGCCGACGATCAAGCTGTCCACCGCGCCGGTCTGCGTGGATGGACGACTCGTATCGCGGCATATCGATCTTCGCGTATTCGCGCTCATGAACGGCCAGCGCGTGCATGTGCTGCCCGGCGGGCTTACCCGCGTCGCCATGAAAGAAGGCTCGCTGGTCGTCAATTCGTCCCAGGGGGGCGGCTGCAAGGATACTTGGGTATTAGCTTGA
- a CDS encoding cation diffusion facilitator family transporter — MTFKANAGLLSIWISLVSNIALTILKIVVGLLFASPVLVADGIHNAGDIIATIAALTSSMVSKKPADDDHPYGHGKAEVVASALVAIILAIAALWIGYHAILTLREPPESQSLLPLAAAVVSLVWKQVLYVYTIRVGRAVNSKSVLATAYDHLADVYASLAAVIGIGLAYIGERLDWSWAAYGDPVAGIVVSLLVLKLAYEMGTDAIDILMERNVSPAKLAQYEKLIAGEPEIKRIDRVRAREHGHYIIVDVRVGIPSHYTIQQGHDIGRALKRCIMDSDPDVVEVLVHMNPWNEGE; from the coding sequence TTGACCTTTAAAGCAAACGCAGGGCTGCTGTCCATCTGGATCAGCCTTGTCAGCAACATCGCGCTCACCATTCTCAAGATCGTCGTCGGCCTGCTGTTCGCGAGTCCGGTGCTCGTGGCCGACGGCATTCACAACGCCGGCGACATCATCGCCACCATAGCCGCGCTGACGTCGTCCATGGTATCCAAAAAACCGGCGGATGACGATCACCCCTACGGCCACGGCAAAGCCGAGGTCGTCGCGTCCGCGCTGGTCGCCATCATCCTGGCGATCGCCGCGCTGTGGATCGGCTACCACGCCATCCTGACGCTCCGGGAGCCGCCGGAGAGCCAGAGTCTGCTGCCGCTGGCCGCCGCAGTCGTCTCTCTTGTCTGGAAGCAGGTCCTGTACGTATACACGATCCGGGTGGGCCGGGCCGTCAACAGCAAGAGCGTGCTTGCCACCGCCTACGATCATTTGGCCGACGTGTACGCCTCGTTAGCTGCGGTAATCGGGATCGGCTTGGCTTATATCGGCGAGCGCCTCGACTGGTCCTGGGCCGCCTACGGCGATCCCGTGGCGGGCATCGTCGTATCGCTGCTCGTGCTCAAGCTCGCCTACGAGATGGGCACCGACGCCATCGACATTCTGATGGAGCGCAACGTATCGCCCGCCAAGCTCGCACAGTACGAAAAGCTGATCGCCGGCGAGCCCGAGATCAAGCGGATCGATCGCGTCCGCGCCCGCGAGCACGGACATTACATCATCGTCGACGTGCGCGTCGGCATACCGAGCCACTATACGATCCAGCAAGGCCACGACATCGGCCGGGCGCTCAAGCGCTGCATCATGGACAGCGATCCCGACGTCGTCGAGGTGCTCGTGCATATGAACCCTTGGAACGAAGGCGAATAA